The genomic stretch acctatatatatatatatatatatatatatatatatatatactgatccAGGTGAAGTGATAGAATGAGGTGAGGTAGCAGAAACTATAGCGATATATAACCGTGCTAGTGCcttaaccaatttggttcttCTTCAATATGGCAGTTTCTTTGCTTCACGCATCAATACGCTGCTGGAAAAGAACAAGGGAACAACGCCGGTAGGCTCATAGTATAGGCTCCACTCAAAGTGGCTACATATGACACCaatcaatcaataaataaaaagagttattatttcaattatattaacatattcctactcttcatttttatttctaattatatttatttcatttttaaccTTTAATGTAGGTGTGTCTATTAATTATGACCTGAGGTGTATGTGTTGAGAGAATGGATTTAGGTGGGTGGTACACTGGTACTTGAGAGAGACTCTTTAGTGACACTTCAAAAGCTTAGAGAGGTATGCGATATGCGAGATTCTCATTATCGTTTATTGGAGGCGATTTGAGTGTTGCTACAATTTGTAGAATGAGTGGTCGTGTTGCACCTCTTATGTACACAAGAAAGttaatatatgcatatatggcttagatgtttttttttttttttttttttggtgagggaAGGGACCCGAGGGTCTTGTAAAGCTATCGCCGTCTACACGAAGCAATCTCTTGAGCGTCCCGAACCAGAAGCGTACTCAGTCCGTCTGGGTGGTGTTCTAACAGTGTCATACCCCAAGCTGATTGTTGTCCGAGGTTTGCAAGGAAGTCAGCACACTGGTTCCCTTCCCGTAGGATGTGTCTAAGCTTAAACTCCTGAAAGTGGCGTGTAAGGGCCTTACAGTCCACCACTAAAGTGGAATCAAGGTTACCGCCATCGGAGTTGTTATCAATGACGTTCACCAACTTGAATTCACGGTGATTGTTGTTACCTTGTTGATCTACGATAAAATTGGGCTTCAATTTTGGTATCCTTAGGTATTAAATTATGGtagaaatattaaatttagtggGAGAATCATatccatttttaatttgttatttacaCAATTAAAGTTATTTCCCCTAAATTTAAGGTCCATTTGGAAACCAATAAGGTTTTTCTGTGTCTGGATACTCAAGAAAAAtgaagtcaatggaaaatattcaatggaaaaaaaaaacctcaattttgcaaaaaaaatctTCATAAATTTTTAGTCGGGAgacatttttagatttttttttattttccatatatatctcttccttatcttctttttaaaattagtttatgAACTATGATTATTATCACCACCACAAtcaccaccaccaacaacacCACCATACCACAATACAATCATAACATCACcacaaccacaaccaccaccactgcaccaccactaccacacgACGACGACGCCCTCTACCACCATCACCACTACCACCAtcaccacatattattattattactattattattataacaataatatgttcatgttcaggaaaatgaaccaaacagaaaaaatacaatttcataatttttagcCAAACAACAAAATATAGTTTTATGATATTTAGTCaaacaccaaaaaattaaaataatttttgaaaaatgagtcattttatgaaaatcattttccacaaaatattttttaaattttcaaatagaCCCTTAGTCATCAATGTTATAATTCATTAGAGCAACACCATCAATCatttttggaataattttttctttgatgAAGGAGAGGGAGGGTGAGAGGgaggaggagagagaagaaaataaatttgcaGTAGTTAGAGATTTTTTTGTGGGACTTGTACAAAgagtgaaaaaggaaaaaaaaaaaaaaaaNtttttttttttttttttttttttttttttaaatcttaaacatttaaactattaatgttataatgtattaactaatactctaatagtctaataagtaataacttaataaaataataagtaataactaaattaaactaatacgtaatgcactaataattaataaataatactacctccgtcccaaaatgtttgtctggttcgtttaacgaggcttgactggagtaatttttaatccaattttttatattattaagtttagcattaatatataaaatttatatatttagaaactacattaaaaatattattaaacacaaaaaaataaatttaaaaataataaaaaattactaaagaaaataagcaaagaaggaagagttggtttgaccaataaatagtaaatatgacaggtaaaatgggacagaggtagtaactaataacttaataagtattagctatttaactattaaagtgtaaagacttacaatattaaatattttacaattattaacacttaaaatatatttttttaatttaaaaaaaaaaaaaaaaaactaagcgcCCTAGACGCTAGGCGCCTGGGGGCATCTAGCGATTTCTGCAACCTTGATTTATATTGACACCTATAATGctatataatgttttttttttttctgaaaacaaTATGCTATATAATGTTTTTAGACAAGAAGAATACTCAAGtgtattatttattcatttattattattattattattattattattattttgaaaacttcatttattatttatttgtatccAAACTAAAGGAATTGATTTCCCTCCATCGTCTTGCCAAGAAAATTTCAACGGTCCTAAGCAAATCCTTAATCTCCACACCAGAAGCAGCCTTCCTAATCGTGTCTTCTTTCTCACAATAATCTCCATTGCAGGACCTTAGTTCTACTTTCTACGTTGCCAAAATCCATTCCTTTTTATTGTTTCTTGACTTTGGGGCATTGTTTCTGAGACATAGAAGAGCGAGGAGGAAAGGttgtttttatacataataaacaTACATACGCCCACATTTAATCTCTGCTTTCTATCTCACATTAATATCTGCAGAGAATTGCGGAATCCGATTGTAATCGGTCGGGCTCCGCCATGGAAGATGGATAGTTTATTCTTCACGCCGGCATCACGCCTCCGCCAATTCCGGCAATCATTGAAACCCCCGGCTGCTACGGCGACGGTTGCCTCCCCGGACGAGCCCCAACTGATCGACGCCCTATGGCGAGACAAGATATTGGATCCCAGCAGCGACGTGGTGAACGTTTGGAATCATGTGTTCCTCATCGCCTGCCTTATCTCCCTCTCTTTAGATCCTCTGTATTTCTACATCCCCTACGTGGGCGGCACGGCTTGCATGTCCACCGACAACAAAGCCTCCATCGCAATCACCTACTTCCGCACCATCACCGACTTCTTCTACGTCATCAACATGCTGTTGAAATTCCGCACCGCCTTCGTCGCCCCCAGCTCTAGGGTTTTCGGCCGGGGCGAGCTGGTGATGGACGCCAAAGAAATCGCGGCGCGATATCTCAGATCCGATTTCATTATTGATTTTGCCGCTACTCTCCCCTTACCTCAGGCATGAATGAATTCAATGATTTTTTCGATCTTCCTCTCAAGCTCTACATATTTGAATTGTTTCCCTTGCATTTCGCGCAGATTGTGATTTGGATTGTGATTCCGGCTACGAAAGGTAACGGATCTGGCCACGACAACAACACTATCGCTCTTATCGTCCTCATTCAATATCTTCCCAGGTTGCTCGTTAGCATTCCATTAAATCAGAGGATTATTAAGACAACAGGCTTTATTGCTAAAACAGCTTGGGCTGGAGCTGCATATAATTTACTCCTCTTCATGCTAGCCAGTCATGTAAGCACTTAATTTACACTTACATACAAcattttgtcttcttcttctcccaaaaggttgaatcccaacCCCCGGGCCCAATAGGACAtgtgagaggatgtaaatcaggTAGGTAACTCAGTGCGCACAAGGGATCTGCCCACTTTGAGCATAATTTTATACTGTCGTTGTCGAGTTTTGAACATTGATCTTTTCTCTCAAATATTGAAACTAGTGAGCTAAGCCCGTGCGGACACATTTTGCCTTGTTCTGTTCTTGGGGTTCAActtgcttgtttgtttgttttatgtAATTGGGAACCCCAACCACGCAGGTACTAGGGGCTTCATGGTACCTGTCTTCCATTGGGCGCCAGCATTCTTGCTGGAATATGCAGTGTAGAAGTGAGCGTAATGCGGTTCCTCCATGCATTCCTAGTTTTCTGGACTGTGAGAGTCTGTATACCAATTCGCTTGAGCGGGAATATTGGCTCAACACCACATCATTGCTTACCCGTTGTGATCCTAAAAACGAGGACTCTGATTTCAAATTTGGAATGTTTGCTGATGCTTTTACAAGTGAAGTCGCTTCATCTCCATTTGTTGAGAAGTATCTCTATTGCCTTTGGTGGGGTTTAAGGAATTTGAGGTATGCACTAAGGCTGCTGCAATACATGTTTCATATTGACTGCTTTTTAATGTTAATATTTGTTTGAATAATGTTCTCTGCAGTTCATATGGACAGAATTTGAGGACTAGCACATACATTGGAGAAACACTGTTTTGCATTTTCGTGTGTATCAATGGTTTAATTCTATTTTCACATTTAATTGGCAACATGCAGGTAAGAATTGATGATTCTAGCTTCCTCTTTTTCACTCTATCTTAATGCCTCGATATGAAATAGTATTTTGCATTACTGATTGCAGTTATGTTAGGTTACTTCAAGTAATTATTCTCATCTATCTTCCTAGAGCATATAAAGAAATGCTGGGTGTTGAAGAAGTTTGAATCCTTAAGTTGTTTTAAAATCATGCATCTTTCTGTTACATGCATTATTTCCCTTTCAGTTATTGATAATAAATTTCTGTCCTTTCAAGACTTACCTGCAATCTCTGACGGTGAGACTTGAGGAGTGGAGGATTAAGAGAAGAGATACAGAAGAGTGGATGAGGCATCGCCAGTTGCCTCCAGAGCTTCAAGAACGTGTACGTCGATTTGATCAGTACAAATGGCTTGCAACGAGAGGAGTCAAGGAAGAGTCTATCTTGCAATCGTTACCCCTGGATCTTCGTCGTGAGATTCAGAGACATCTTTGCCTTAACCTTGTTCGCAGAGTATGTCTTTATGGCCTGTTGTGATAACGTGATATGGTTATACTTACTACTGGTGCATTTTAAACCCTGTTAACTTCTCTGCTATTCCAAAATTACACTTTGCTGCTGCAGGTTCCTTTCTTTGCACAGATGGATGACCAACTGCTTGATGCCATCTGTGAACGCCTAGTCTCCTCATTGAGCACAAAAGCCACTTATATTGTCCGCGAGGGTGATCCAGTGAACGAGATGCTCTTTATCATCAGGGGCCAACTGGAGAGCTCCACAACAAATGGGGGAAGATCAGGATTCTTCAATTCTATCACCCTTAGACCCGGAGACTTCTGTGGAGAGGAATTACTAACATGGGCTCTAGTTCCAAACTCTTTAAACCTGCCTTCTTCAACTCGCACTGTTCGAACGCTATCTGAAGTCGAGGCGTTTGCACTTCGTGCTGAGGACCTGAAGTTCTTCGCGGTTCAGTTTAAGCATCTTCACAGCAAGAAGTTGCAGCATGCATTCAGATACTATTCTCATCAATGGAGGACGTGGGGTGCGTGCTATATACAGGTCGCGTGGAGAAGGTACAAAAAGAAGAAGTTGGCAAAGGAGTTGTCTCTGCAGGAGAGCTACTATTACATGTCAACTGAAGATGGTGAAACCTACATTTACGACGAGAATTATGTGGGTTCTGATGATGGAGCCGACATCCAGTCATCCGAAGATGGTGCCAACAATGCACAGCATCTTGGAGCCACAATCCTGGCCTCGAAATTTGCTGCAAATACAAGAAGAGGAATCATGCAAAAAGTGCAGGTATCAGATTCTGCTTCTTCT from Ipomoea triloba cultivar NCNSP0323 chromosome 12, ASM357664v1 encodes the following:
- the LOC115998607 gene encoding cyclic nucleotide-gated ion channel 18-like is translated as MDSLFFTPASRLRQFRQSLKPPAATATVASPDEPQLIDALWRDKILDPSSDVVNVWNHVFLIACLISLSLDPLYFYIPYVGGTACMSTDNKASIAITYFRTITDFFYVINMLLKFRTAFVAPSSRVFGRGELVMDAKEIAARYLRSDFIIDFAATLPLPQIVIWIVIPATKGNGSGHDNNTIALIVLIQYLPRLLVSIPLNQRIIKTTGFIAKTAWAGAAYNLLLFMLASHVLGASWYLSSIGRQHSCWNMQCRSERNAVPPCIPSFLDCESLYTNSLEREYWLNTTSLLTRCDPKNEDSDFKFGMFADAFTSEVASSPFVEKYLYCLWWGLRNLSSYGQNLRTSTYIGETLFCIFVCINGLILFSHLIGNMQTYLQSLTVRLEEWRIKRRDTEEWMRHRQLPPELQERVRRFDQYKWLATRGVKEESILQSLPLDLRREIQRHLCLNLVRRVPFFAQMDDQLLDAICERLVSSLSTKATYIVREGDPVNEMLFIIRGQLESSTTNGGRSGFFNSITLRPGDFCGEELLTWALVPNSLNLPSSTRTVRTLSEVEAFALRAEDLKFFAVQFKHLHSKKLQHAFRYYSHQWRTWGACYIQVAWRRYKKKKLAKELSLQESYYYMSTEDGETYIYDENYVGSDDGADIQSSEDGANNAQHLGATILASKFAANTRRGIMQKVQVSDSASSSLKMPKLFKPQEPDFS